The Chelmon rostratus isolate fCheRos1 chromosome 9, fCheRos1.pri, whole genome shotgun sequence sequence GGAGCCATGCCTGAATGTGACGACTTATGTTGCCAGGTTTGGACTTTTCATCAGCATTTTTAGTGAAGGCTAATACAAAACTGAAACACGAAAACTACGCTAGTGGAGCTTTCAGTGTTGGCGATGTCTGTGTTGATTGCATGTTGCGTCTGCATGTCACATGGTGGCAGGTTGTGTAGCCATCAGTCTGCGAGCATGCACAGCTGCTGACTGGCATGTGAGAATAAGGGcgagtggaggagagaaagagtcaTTATGTGTCTCCTCGTGGAAGAAGTGATTCCTGTAACGactgggcagcagcagcagcaggttaaaGCTCAGTCAATCATCAGCCACTCTGCCATGAATTCTGGCTGTTAGACTGATGGAGAGGGTTGCACAGATGAGAGCAGAGCATGGTGGGAATATTAGGGAAACTTAGATTAGGAAAACTAGAGCAGTGCCAGATATAAATGAGGGTAGAAGgtcacatcacaacacagcGGGGGTTTCCCCATTTAGGGTGACATCAGCCGGATACATTACCAGTGACTGatcattttttaagttttgcccccccccccccccccccccccccagagtACTATTCTGTTAAAGGAAGAAGCTTTGTGGCTGATTGCATCAACAGGCTGCCATTGTTTCAAGAGCTTGTCTCCTTCAGGGCATCTGATGGGAGAGAAAAATGCCCATCCTCCCTTCATTTGTCTTCATCatcctttaaaggaatagtttggcattttggggaATGCCCTTATTCACTGTCtcgctgagagttagatgagaagattgataacACTCTCATTTCCGTACGCTAAGTACAAAGCTATAGCTGGTTAGTTTAGTGTAAAGATTTAAAAAGccagcttggctctgtccaacaaTCTGCCTACTgtcacctctaaagctcattaatttaGATGTAAtatgtcatttgttttataGTTAGAAAAAGTTGCATAATCACTGCAGCCAGCAAAAAAATTCACAGACCTGAGACTTTTCGATGCTTGTATGGATTAGACATTAGGTATTTGTATTTCCCAACATGCTGAACTATTTGTTGCACTTCCGCCCCACTGATTTACgaagatgaaaagagaataAGATATCTATCATACAGAGCTGGCACAGTCATCACCCTGAGGTAAAGCCACAAGCTGGCTCAGATGGAAGATAAGAGCGGATTCctgataaataataaaattgtaGCAGGACATCTTTGGTCTCTCGTGTTTATTTGAGACTTCAGTTGAGTCCAAGCTTTCAGCCAGCATCAGTAGATACATGTAGGCTTCTCTACATCTTGATTTCACCGCAGTTACCTTTGATCCGTTGATGGATCTAGGTTAGACTGAGGCGGGGGCGGATTTAGGGAGACACAGCAAaagaaaaccagctgtgaggcAACGTTTATGAATGGAAACAGGAAGAATGGATTGAGACTGAGCTGGAAGGAGATAGACGGGAAAATAAGCATCTGTACGAGATGTAAATATTGGGCCGGTAGGTTGACAGAAGTTTGACAGAAACAGCCTGAATCTGAAAACACTCCTTCaatcacacatgtacacacacacaaatagagaGTAAGAAGAAtgtaatgtttaatgtttctcTCAATATGTGCATGTTTCCTTGATTTATCAGCCTCTCCTGTGCAGCCTGTATCATGTACAAGTGTAGAAATTCCAAGTTATAGAGAAAGAATAGGAGGACATTGGTATGTAATGACCCCTGTGAAaccaaagcacaaacaaacttGAACTCTCTGTATAGGGAAGTTATCTCCCACTTCAGCTGAAGTAAAAGGGGTCATTTGGGAAAGGTACATATGGATTTCATTACAGCCACAACATTCTTCTTTGTATTTCCTCTTATCTCTGAGAGGATCTTTGTCTAAATCTTTAAAGAAGTGAGTGTCTCTGTCAAAGTGAATGTTTTATGAGCTGCGAGCTGCTGGAGGGAACCGTCTATCTgcactgtttcctgcagctttgCGGAGTATTTCTCAGCATTGTTCCACCATGTTGTTGCCGTTTCAGGAGATTGAATGTCTCACACTACATGCGTTCTCTTGCAAATTGTCTCTGAGTTTGTGCTGTCTCTCACCAGGCAGCTGTTGGCTCCTGGATATCAAGAAATATGGTACACTCCAGATGGAGGCCGCAAGTCGTCCTCTCCTGCCAGCACCGTAAGTCTGTGGGACAGTTTGATGTTCTCAAACTGCAGCGGGAGTTATAAATGATTGTagaagagaaataaatatcTGTGCTGTTGGATAACAGTCAGGACCATACTACATTTCTTTCTGGTCATCTGCTTGAATGACAGGCTCTCCTATTGCTGCACCACCCTGCTTCCCTACATGGAGAGACGTGTGTGTTTAGCTTTAATTGTTTCTGTCTTCCAGGGACACTGTTTCTACCACGGGGAGGTTCTGGGCATGGAGGGCTCAAGTGTTGCTGTTAGCACATGCTCAGGACTCAGGTATGCAAAACTTGACCCCGGGCTGTAGTCATAAAGTTTTCTAATATTTAGAGTTAGTCCCAATGGTGTAAGACATTTCTTCGAATTCTAAGAGGTCTCCCTCATGACTAAATCCCTCTAAAAACAAAAGCTATTCAGCGAGAGAGAGCTCCTACAAAAGGGGAAAGAGGACGTTTCTGTAGTTTTTCCTGCAAAGGAGAAAAGAGCTGCAAGAGAATAGTTTTACCAATACTCGAAAGCAGGAATCGGTGCTGCATATTATGGTATATAGTGTAGGGGTGATGTTTGTGATCGATCTTATTAAAGATGTGTTTGCATCGCTCATTCACTGAATTAAAGCTATTAGCTCCATTAAGGCTAAGTTTACAgcctcagtttgtttgttttccggCTGACGTGCAAACATTCTGAGCCAACAAGATAGAATTAATGCATGCAAAGCAATTTCCTCCGTGTTTTCAGAGTCGTTGACAGAATACCGGCCACAACATAACATTAATACATAAATAACTATCGTTCACCATTTACTATTTTGGTCAACTTGCCAAAATAGACGAGGGAATTTGTCCACCTGTTGAGCCATTTCCACAGATCTGAACATCACTACTTTCCTTCcacattcatacatttaaaaaggTTGATCGGAAAGCCAGTTACACTTATTCCTGGACAAGAAATCATCTTTCTTCAGGAGGAATCTATCTGATAATCCCCCTCCTCGATTACGGAGACCAGGTTTCTCCTATACACAACATTTAAGAAACTGCAGAAACCTGAATGTAATCCAGTTAAGTGCAAACTCACTGGCTGCCATATTAAGATCCGTGGTCTGCATCAACCTGTTCGGACTGCACAAATATAAGGTAGTTGCTTTCATTAACACAAAGTATTGTGCCAGTATCAGAAAATCACACTTTAAATGCTTAAATGCTAACATGGATCCTGAATCCTAAAATGGCATGCTGAGATTTTCACAATGAACTGGTGACAGGGTTGAGATAAGGCGTGGGTAAGATCTCACTGAGAGAATGTTGTAGATGAAAAGAAGTTCCAACGAGAGCCTGTTCATCCTCTGATCAAACCATGGCTGAGTAGAtaatgtgacaggaaacagttgTGTGTAGTGTCTTGTGCAGTCCAGTAGGTTAGTAGGTCATTGGCTCCAGAGTTAGTTCATTGAGTACAGCTCAGTATGGATGTTTTCTCCTGGTGTGAATCCAGGGCGGCTGATCCTTCCTGCTAGAAATGCTCAGGGAGGAGAGACCAGCAACCGAGGAGGAACTGGCAAGCACTGACAGAAACCGTAGccatatgtgtgtttttgtgggttcAGTGCTCTGCAGCTGGAGGACGAGTGAATCCGCTAATGTAGATTCTCTGGGGAGATGCAGACACAGCATAGAGGGACATTGACATGTGGGCGTCTGACCTCTCCAGATGTTTTCTACAGCTGCTTGACCTGCCGCCGCATGCACGCTCATGTGTTTGAGTGTAGACGGCTGCGCTCATGAGTGGTTTCGCGAAGAATCCGGCGGATTGTGTATCGCTCTGTCTGTCCCAGCTGATCTTCATTTATAAACAGCAGTAAATCACCTGAGACACGTTCCTCTGTTCCACCCATCCGTTAAGCCaccacagccaaaaaaaaaatctaaatctgatGTGCAACCATATGGTTTTATGCATGTTTCAGTTTGACAGTGTAATTCAGGAAATAACTTTAAATCTGATCTTTTATGGTTTAAAAggactttgttttttattcacaATATTTgcaataataacaatgatttCCACAGAATACCAAAGTGTGCAGTTAGACAGACAGCAATACTATTGATCCACATTGACTTCCTCAGGGTATGACTGGATGGAACTATCAGCAGTGTCTTGTTTCCCCAGGGGACTGATTTCTCTGAACACAAGCGTCAGCTACCTGATAGAgcctctccctgcctccaccGATGCACAGCAGCACGCTGTGTTCAGAGCCGAGAGCCTCCATCTACCCAGAGGTAGCTGCCTGCATCACCACGGCAACAGGGAGCATGAGGAGGGGCTTAATGGCTTCATCCATGGAATGATGTCACCACGGAGTGTGAGGAGGGTGAGTTCTGACAGGACAGACAATGATCGACCACCTGAAATCCTTTTACTCAAAGCAGCAGTGTcccacattttctctgttaaaCTATTATGTGTCCATTTTCAGGAAAAAAGGGACCTGAGTCAGAATATGAAGTatgtggagctgctgatggTGGCAGACAAGGCGGAGGTGAGGACACAGCTGTGTCGCGGTCATATATGGTCACTTTTCAACCAGACCGGAGCCATCAAACAGGGGGGTACGGGATGTGGCTTCAGGTGTGAAATCAGCTACGGAGGCAGAATTAAGTATCATGAGCTCATTGGAACCCAGTATTCATTTTCATAAATAGTCTGTTATGATCTTGTCCAGAGACACGCAGGTTAAGTTTAGTGGTGACTCTAAATTACCagtaggtgtgaatgtgatcaTGAATGGTGGTGTCTCTATgtgcctgtgattggctggaaaCATGTCCAGGGTGTACCCCTTCTCTCACACAGTGTCAGCCGGGATCAGCTGCAAGCCTCTGGGGttagtggatggatggatgttaaGAACTATATTTATGCCTACTTTACACTGTATtgtaataaacaaaatatagaaaacaaCCTGAGCAGGTATCACCCACCACTCTATTTAGAGCTCGCTAAGTTTTAAGATCTGAGTCACATCCTGTTTGTCATCTGAAGTCCCCTTTTGATGTTTGAGAAGATGTGCGAAGAagtaggctgtgtgtgtgcgggtgtgtcTATACTAATGCggtttgtgttgtttgcagTTTGAGAAGCATGGGAGTAGTCTCGAGAAGACCAAACTGAAATTACTGGAAGCAGCCAACCTGGTTGACAAGGTATCATCTGTGTGAAAACCACAAACAGACACTCTTTTCACATCTTTGTCACACCCATCTTTAGTAGTGACAGTGTCTGGGACTTTTCCTGTCCGCTCCTGCAGTACTACAAGGCTCTGCGCATCCGTGTGGCATTAATCGGTCTGGAGGTGTGGACCAGCCAGGACATGATCAGCGTCTCAGACAACCCTCACGCCACTCTGGCGGCCTTCCTGTCCTGGAGACGCAAACAGCTCAGCGTGCTCCCCAACGACAACGCTCAGCTCATCACGTCAGTCACTCTATCCCTCGTCTTCCGCTAGTCTTCCCATTTGTCATTCTTCACCCTCTCATCCAGCTAGTATCCCCCTACTTCCTCAAAGCCTTGTGGGGTAGATCTCTCGATTGATTTTGTCTTCATCTTGTGAGACAATAAAAATCACCAGTTGTATCCCAGCGGGCCGTTGTCCAGCTGGAACTAATCACCAGTGGCGTTTTGTGTCTCCAGGGGGAGGGCGTTCCAGGGCACCACCATCGGGCTGGCACCTCTTAAAGCCATGTGCTCTGACTACCAGTCTGGTGGAGTGAACACGGTGAGAATACATGTGACATAATTACGTTTTCCTCCCTAAAAAATCTATTCTTTTCTGATCTTGAAGTTCTCCCTGTCTCTTCCTTTTACCAGGACCACTCAGAGTCAGCTGTGGGTGTCGCTGCCACCATGGCGCATGAGATGGGTCACAACTTCGGCATGAGCCACGACAGTGCAGGGTGCTGCCAGGCGAGGGCCGAAGACGGAGGCTGCATCATGGCTGCCGCTACCGGGTACGGTACACAAATTACCCGTGACCAATCAAAGTGCAGTTGTTAAACTAGGAattaggaagaaaaaaacagaggatTTGAGGATTTGTGCTTCTTCCCTCCTCGCCACTGCCCAGGCATCCATTTCCACGTGTGTTTAATGATTGTAACCAGAAGGAGCTGAAGAACTACCTGAGCTCTGGAGGCGGGAAGTGTCTGTTCAACATGCCAAACACCAGAGCCATGTACGGAGGGCAGCGCTGCGGCAATGGTTACCTGGAGGATGGAGAAGAATGTGactgtggagaggaggaggtgagtgtGCAGCAGtacatgttctccctgtgcctTTTATTGCCAGGAGTCATGACTGtactctctgctgctctgtctgtgtaGGAGTGCACCAGTCCTTGCTGTAATGCCAACAACTGCACTCTGAAAGCTGGTGCTGAGTGTGCGCATGGCGTCTGCTGCCATAACTGCAAGGTACGAACATCTAAACGAAGGGAAACACTTCCCATGCATGATGTGTCCCCGTGCTAATTCTTATTATTAAATAACCACTGAGGCAATTGAATTATACCTCTGCAATTAATTATTTCTTCCTATCTCTTGCAACTCTCCTTATCTGAGTTTGTTCTGGTTCTGTCCTAAACGTCTCTTCCGCCATCTTTCTCCGTCTAGCTGAAGAGCCCGGGTGTGCTGTGTCGTGCGCCCTCAGGGTCATGTGACCTGCCGGAGTACTGCGATGGGAAGGCAGAGTCTTGTCCCGCTAACTTGTACTTAGTGGACGGTACATCTTGTGCCGGCGGCCAGGCCTACTGCTACACTGGCATGTGTCTGACCCTGGAGCAGCAGTGTCGGTCTCTGTGGGGACGAGGTGGGTAAACCGGATGTTTATAATCCAGAAATCCTTGGTTCCAAAAGGGGGTATTAGCCTCCATTCTGATCACATAGTAGCATATTTTATGCATACATCATATACTCTCGGTTTCCAGTTTATTTGATACACCAACAAAAAGTTTAGGAAGTAAAAGATTAAGTTAGATTTTTAATGTGTAATGCTGGCACTGgattaacatttattttgagttaAGATGCATTAAGAAATTAAGTCTTGTTCCTCTTTCGATTTCATGGTATGATGAGACAATAAAAGTTTTAATAAGACAATCAGCTTAAATACTCAGTATGAAACTCTTAAGCACCCCTAATGTGAACGCACCTTTCATCCATCATATCCTGTCCCAGTGTATCTTTAAAGCAGCTCCAGTGCATGCTGAAGCCGAGATGCTGGATAGAGTTAGAGATGAGCCCTCAGTGGGTCACAGGATTAGGGACTGTTGTTGGACAGTGGCCATGTTCCCGTTGTGACAGTGCCTCCCTGGAGTCACTTTGTAGAACCGCAGGAGCCACGCAGAACAGTAAGGGATGCCATCTGGTCTCCATCGGGCGGTCACATAgcacactgtgcatgtgtgtgcgtcactgtgtgtgtatgtgcagctaTATTGATTTGGTTCTGTACAATTCCTCTCCCTCGACCACAGATGGCCGTCCGGCCCCTGACCTGTGCTTTAAGAAGGTAAACGAAGCTGGAGACATGTACGGCAACTGTGGCAAAGATCTGTTTGGGAAGTACAGGAGCTGCAAGGACAGGTGAAGATCAAAACCTTTGGGTTCATTTACTCCCTCAGTTGAAGGAGGGTATCTACATTTCCTCAGAATTTTTTTAGTTGCTCATCCATCTCAACACACTGATGATACTCTTTTTACTATTTCTACCAGGGATGCTCAATGTGGGAAAATCCAGTGTTTAACTTCAGCGTCCAAGCCCATTGAGAACAATGCTGTTCGCATAGAAACCACTGTCAGCGTTGGCAACAGGAAGATCCAGTGTATGGGAACGCACGTGTACAAGGCTGGGCAGGGGAACGAGGAGGCGCAGGGCGACACTCTGGACCCAGGCCTGGTCATGACGGGGACCAAGTGTGGCACTGACTCGGTGAGACTGGTGATAGACTAAATGGAAATCATCATTGTGGCAGAGAGCATGCTTTAGATCTTTTTTTGAGATGTCCGTAAGTGTCTCATGTGTAAATTTCTGCCACTTAAAGGAACCACTCGATTCTCTAACCTGttctctgcctgtcttcctCACACCCCACCTTCTCTCAACAGATTTGCTTTAATGGAGAATGCCGCAATGCATCTTTCCTCAGAGCTGATGAGTGCAATGCCAAGTGCCATGGACACGGGGTAAGTTCCTGCGTGTGAGGAAGGACGCTGTGGAGAAGGATTTGGCTGATGGCCCGCTATTATGGAAAGATGGAAAACTTGGCAGTGGCGCAAGAAATATTTAGATCTTTCACTTAATTAAAAGTAGCAATACggcaatgtaaaaatactgcagtacAGGTATAAGTTATTCACTCAAAATCTTACTTAAGTAGAAGTAAAGaagcattatcagcaaaatgtacataaagGATGAAAAGTAGCAGTATTCATTATGCAGCAGCATGAtctctgtttttgttaaatctttatctgcaaagtaactctagctgtcagataaaagtagtgcagtaaaaagattTTCTTTCTAATACAGTGAAGTAGAACCCCAAAATTGTACAGTGTACAAGTacagtgattttaaaatgtagttACAAGCTACTGAACCTTTGTCAAACTCTTTTCACATAGaattattttgaaatacttGGTTCTAAAATGTCGATCGCTTCTACACCTGCATGTCAGAGTAATGAATATAAACATTTATGCAGTCATTTTAATGAGTATTAATTTCTT is a genomic window containing:
- the adam19b gene encoding disintegrin and metalloproteinase domain-containing protein 19, whose translation is MRPGARPPPPPPPPLDAVRSSLCLCLIVFLHGVVSAAVFEGGVYNGENKRGSLRSILEHVQSYEITSPTWLHPRRHRRSANKEHPAEALVLISAEGQELRLHLEKNEQLLAPGYQEIWYTPDGGRKSSSPASTGHCFYHGEVLGMEGSSVAVSTCSGLRGLISLNTSVSYLIEPLPASTDAQQHAVFRAESLHLPRGSCLHHHGNREHEEGLNGFIHGMMSPRSVRREKRDLSQNMKYVELLMVADKAEFEKHGSSLEKTKLKLLEAANLVDKYYKALRIRVALIGLEVWTSQDMISVSDNPHATLAAFLSWRRKQLSVLPNDNAQLITGRAFQGTTIGLAPLKAMCSDYQSGGVNTDHSESAVGVAATMAHEMGHNFGMSHDSAGCCQARAEDGGCIMAAATGHPFPRVFNDCNQKELKNYLSSGGGKCLFNMPNTRAMYGGQRCGNGYLEDGEECDCGEEEECTSPCCNANNCTLKAGAECAHGVCCHNCKLKSPGVLCRAPSGSCDLPEYCDGKAESCPANLYLVDGTSCAGGQAYCYTGMCLTLEQQCRSLWGRDGRPAPDLCFKKVNEAGDMYGNCGKDLFGKYRSCKDRDAQCGKIQCLTSASKPIENNAVRIETTVSVGNRKIQCMGTHVYKAGQGNEEAQGDTLDPGLVMTGTKCGTDSICFNGECRNASFLRADECNAKCHGHGLCNNNHNCHCDSGWAPPLCDQRGSGGSVDSGPVVSHSNLLPVLLVLPLVFFVVFAAVGLWCCYRHKLHPLKSSAPPPVPNCSVPTEGKPLYADSHVNGHTNPAFLLKKQDSDHLGKSSPHPSPSCPARSRHAIVRPAVKPPPVPAYAAEQKEQTAQLQPVVSPQRQHSPQAYTPTLLKSEQRRNQAPPSPSGPPSLPSLGTKTHSQPSALPKHRPGPPSRPPPPCPVNKLSVEQQQMKGLQVTTNALQRGKAALAPPAGQKKPNRT